The proteins below are encoded in one region of Dehalococcoidia bacterium:
- a CDS encoding ABC transporter substrate binding protein, giving the protein MARRFGRRRVLGGLAVVGAVGAGAPLLVHELQRTVFAGEPPHLPRIAYLGSADEPLAAPFVQRLAALGWADGKSMRLLFSGTSPQALARADQVPWNYPDPALARFLSDVTGRQRARVIVAPSDAYASNARAATNSIPIVTVASADPVGLGFAQSLARPGGNTTGLATLTPQLDAKRIELLHEALPTARHVAVLWDPNDPVRGQSNAALQDTAATLGLRLTFIQVRWDGLTSVLSDLDVAQVSSDPLDALLLLEDAQQGSIDVSQVATAATARRLPAVFATRAGPESGGLLSYGPSLPALAQRAAEYVDRLLRGARPETLPIEQASAFELVVNSATASALGLSLPSTVLAQASEVLQPAAPGRAAAGGSPAAGSGPHTLTIALDHEPEHLDPRQGGILAVDVIVQRLLWRGLFDFDAAGAVVPALAAELPTRENGGISADGLTFTVRLKANQTFRDGSPLTAQDLEYSIKRLFEPGHAGVTAADYFDIAGAEAYSTALGTPAQPKTVSDAELARLREVVGVRALDASTLVLIRDSSARGFTSSFLTRIAMPALYPVQRSSVEGLGAAKLNADTLIGNGPFLLQEHVPNDHLTLVPNPLYTLEPKPRLQRLTIRIVSDPTQRIEMYKRGELDLANCFPIQAVPLAADPAYRDHLRREPLLAIQYVAFNPKTPPFDDGRVRRALARAIDRDALVAQVFQGYLPAGATILPPGMPGYDPANQAIASFDPAAARAALAEAGYPDGRGFPDGVTLLRLNQVSGKGVLDFVVQSWRQVLNISVNVQPVDDILPRIFQGQYQSYFGVWIADFPHPEDFLQRLFASNGRANPSSRYSNPAFDAACALAGAEPDPAKQVALWSAAERIVLDDCPFAVLFYPELLTFRRPRVTGLRGGSSDLGAYGDAALDLVDTTA; this is encoded by the coding sequence ATGGCGAGGCGGTTCGGGCGACGGCGGGTCTTGGGCGGGCTGGCGGTGGTGGGCGCGGTCGGGGCTGGTGCGCCGTTGCTGGTGCATGAGTTGCAGCGCACCGTCTTCGCCGGCGAGCCGCCGCACCTGCCGCGCATCGCCTACCTGGGCAGCGCCGACGAGCCGCTGGCCGCGCCGTTTGTGCAGCGCCTGGCCGCGCTGGGCTGGGCTGATGGCAAGAGCATGCGCCTGCTCTTCAGCGGCACCTCACCGCAGGCGCTCGCGCGTGCGGACCAGGTTCCGTGGAACTACCCCGATCCCGCGCTCGCCCGTTTCCTGAGCGACGTCACCGGCCGCCAGCGGGCGCGCGTGATCGTGGCGCCGTCGGATGCCTACGCAAGCAATGCGCGTGCCGCAACCAACAGCATCCCGATCGTGACGGTGGCCAGCGCGGACCCCGTGGGGTTGGGCTTCGCCCAATCGCTGGCGCGGCCCGGCGGCAACACGACCGGCCTCGCCACGCTGACGCCGCAGCTGGACGCCAAGCGGATCGAGCTATTGCACGAGGCTTTGCCGACCGCCCGGCATGTCGCGGTGCTCTGGGATCCGAACGACCCGGTGCGCGGCCAGAGCAACGCCGCACTGCAAGACACGGCGGCAACGCTCGGCCTGCGGCTGACCTTCATCCAGGTCCGCTGGGATGGCCTGACGTCCGTGCTGTCAGACCTCGACGTGGCGCAGGTGAGCAGCGATCCGCTCGACGCGCTGCTGCTGCTGGAAGACGCGCAGCAGGGCAGCATCGACGTGTCCCAGGTCGCCACCGCCGCCACGGCGCGCCGGCTGCCTGCAGTGTTCGCCACGCGCGCCGGGCCGGAGAGCGGCGGCCTGCTCTCCTACGGGCCGAGCCTGCCGGCGCTGGCGCAACGGGCGGCGGAGTACGTCGACCGGCTGCTGCGCGGCGCCCGCCCGGAGACGCTGCCGATCGAGCAAGCCTCGGCCTTCGAGCTGGTGGTGAACAGCGCCACGGCCAGCGCGCTCGGGCTCTCGCTGCCCTCAACCGTGCTCGCGCAGGCGAGCGAGGTGCTGCAACCGGCGGCGCCGGGAAGGGCGGCTGCCGGCGGCTCACCAGCTGCCGGATCGGGGCCGCACACACTGACGATCGCGCTCGACCATGAGCCTGAACACCTCGATCCGCGACAGGGCGGCATTCTCGCCGTCGACGTGATCGTGCAGCGGCTGCTCTGGCGCGGGCTGTTCGATTTCGACGCGGCGGGCGCGGTCGTGCCGGCGCTCGCCGCCGAGTTGCCAACCAGGGAGAACGGCGGCATCTCCGCGGACGGCCTGACCTTCACGGTCAGGCTGAAGGCTAATCAAACCTTCCGCGACGGCAGCCCACTGACGGCGCAGGACCTGGAGTATTCGATCAAGCGCCTGTTCGAGCCGGGCCACGCCGGCGTCACGGCGGCAGATTACTTCGACATCGCCGGGGCCGAGGCCTACAGCACGGCGCTCGGCACGCCCGCACAACCGAAAACCGTCTCCGACGCGGAGCTGGCGCGCTTACGCGAGGTTGTCGGTGTGCGTGCGTTAGACGCGTCGACGCTCGTCTTGATCCGCGATTCATCGGCTCGGGGCTTCACCAGCTCGTTTCTCACGCGCATCGCCATGCCCGCGCTCTATCCCGTGCAGCGCAGCAGCGTGGAGGGACTCGGCGCGGCGAAGCTGAACGCGGACACGCTCATCGGCAATGGGCCGTTCCTGCTGCAGGAGCACGTACCCAACGACCACCTGACGCTTGTGCCCAATCCTCTCTACACGCTTGAGCCGAAGCCGCGCCTGCAACGTCTCACCATCCGCATCGTCAGCGATCCCACGCAGCGCATCGAGATGTACAAGCGCGGGGAGCTCGACCTGGCTAACTGCTTCCCCATCCAGGCGGTGCCGCTCGCCGCCGACCCGGCATATCGCGACCACCTGCGCCGCGAGCCATTGCTCGCAATCCAATACGTGGCGTTCAATCCCAAGACGCCGCCCTTCGACGACGGGCGCGTGCGCCGCGCCCTCGCGCGGGCGATCGACCGCGATGCACTCGTGGCGCAGGTCTTTCAGGGCTACCTCCCGGCCGGCGCGACGATCCTGCCGCCAGGCATGCCGGGCTACGATCCGGCCAACCAGGCGATCGCGAGCTTCGACCCGGCGGCCGCGCGGGCGGCGCTGGCCGAGGCGGGCTATCCGGACGGACGAGGCTTTCCCGACGGCGTGACGCTGCTGCGCCTCAACCAGGTGTCGGGCAAAGGGGTACTCGACTTCGTCGTGCAGAGCTGGCGACAGGTACTCAATATCTCAGTGAACGTCCAGCCCGTGGACGATATCCTGCCGCGTATCTTCCAGGGCCAGTACCAGAGCTATTTCGGTGTCTGGATCGCCGACTTCCCGCATCCGGAGGACTTTCTGCAGCGGCTGTTCGCCAGCAACGGCCGGGCGAACCCGAGCAGCCGGTACAGCAATCCAGCTTTCGATGCGGCCTGCGCGCTGGCCGGCGCCGAACCCGATCCGGCTAAACAGGTGGCGCTCTGGTCGGCCGCCGAGCGCATCGTGCTGGATGACTGTCCCTTCGCGGTGCTCTTCTACCCGGAGCTGCTGACCTTTCGCCGGCCGCGTGTCACCGGCCTGCGCGGCGGCTCATCCGACCTCGGCGCCTACGGCGACGCCGCGCTCGACCTGGTGGACACGACCGCCTGA
- a CDS encoding OB-fold domain-containing protein has protein sequence MAEPNRPTPVPDELTRPFWEAAAERRLVAQRCAACGFWQQPPAPVCQRCTSTDLAFQPVSGRGTVYTYTTMYQKNVAGFEQAVPYVNLVVELAEQPLLLMLSYLPGDAAGWVQIGAAVEVTFEPLPDGQLLPQWRRAPG, from the coding sequence ATGGCAGAGCCGAACCGCCCCACGCCCGTGCCCGACGAGCTGACGCGCCCCTTCTGGGAGGCGGCGGCGGAGCGGCGGCTCGTGGCGCAGCGCTGCGCGGCCTGCGGCTTCTGGCAGCAGCCGCCGGCGCCGGTCTGCCAGCGCTGCACGAGCACCGATCTCGCCTTCCAGCCGGTTTCCGGCCGCGGCACGGTCTACACGTACACCACGATGTATCAGAAGAACGTGGCCGGCTTCGAGCAGGCCGTGCCTTACGTCAACCTGGTGGTCGAGTTGGCGGAGCAGCCGCTCTTGCTGATGCTCTCCTACCTGCCGGGCGACGCCGCCGGCTGGGTGCAGATCGGCGCCGCGGTTGAAGTCACGTTCGAGCCGCTGCCCGACGGCCAGCTCCTGCCGCAATGGCGCCGGGCGCCGGGGTGA
- a CDS encoding response regulator: protein MNAQPVILLVDDVPANNRLLEAILEPCGYETIAVESGGAALAHVAGEPVDLVLLDAVMPGIDGYEVCRQLRGSEATRLLPIVVITASGAPAKAKAIEAGADDFIAKPLDQDELLARVRSLLRIKRYHDTIQRQAEELAGWNRTLTERVEERTHELEAARAQILELYQELARRNRQLHELVERLSADAGRRGESRAPVAAIVEKLTPRELDVLRLLARGQTNGAIAAELVVSVATIKFHVENIIAKLGVADRTQAAVRAVELGLLGERADERATGRPAGPILSA, encoded by the coding sequence ATGAACGCCCAGCCCGTGATCCTGCTCGTGGACGACGTGCCGGCCAACAACCGGCTTTTGGAAGCGATCCTCGAGCCCTGCGGCTATGAGACGATCGCCGTGGAGTCGGGCGGCGCGGCGCTGGCGCATGTGGCCGGCGAGCCGGTCGATCTCGTCCTGCTCGACGCGGTGATGCCCGGCATCGACGGCTACGAGGTCTGCCGGCAGTTGCGCGGCAGCGAGGCGACGCGCCTGCTGCCGATCGTGGTGATCACGGCCAGCGGCGCGCCGGCGAAGGCGAAGGCGATCGAGGCCGGCGCCGACGACTTCATCGCCAAGCCGCTCGACCAGGACGAGCTCCTGGCGCGGGTGCGCTCGCTGCTGCGCATCAAGCGCTACCACGACACGATCCAGCGCCAGGCCGAAGAGCTGGCCGGCTGGAACCGCACGCTGACCGAGCGGGTTGAAGAACGTACACACGAGCTTGAGGCGGCGCGGGCGCAGATCCTCGAGTTGTACCAGGAATTGGCGCGGCGCAACCGGCAGTTGCACGAGCTGGTGGAGCGGCTGAGCGCGGATGCCGGGCGCCGCGGCGAATCCCGTGCGCCGGTGGCCGCGATCGTGGAGAAGCTGACGCCGCGCGAGCTGGACGTGCTGCGCTTGCTGGCGCGGGGCCAGACCAACGGCGCGATCGCGGCGGAGCTGGTGGTGAGCGTGGCGACGATCAAGTTCCACGTCGAGAACATCATCGCCAAGCTCGGCGTCGCCGACCGCACGCAGGCCGCGGTGCGCGCCGTCGAGCTGGGGCTGCTCGGTGAGCGCGCGGACGAGCGGGCAACCGGCCGCCCGGCGGGGCCGATCCTCTCCGCCTGA